The following coding sequences are from one Geodermatophilus normandii window:
- a CDS encoding GNAT family N-acetyltransferase codes for MPDGELLTDRLRLRPWTTRRDDLARLTDMYRREEVTRWLGGTPSVGPVELVCRWAEIRRADPLHGTWAIEVRGPAPVVAGTVLLKPLPGGVGEVEVGWHLHPDSWGRGYATEAAGAVVEHAFGAGLPEVYAVVRPGNEASLAVCRRLGMAPLGRLRRWYDVELEAFRLMAPVVVE; via the coding sequence GTGCCGGACGGGGAACTGCTCACCGACCGGCTGCGGCTGCGCCCGTGGACGACCCGCCGCGACGACCTCGCCCGCCTGACGGACATGTACCGGCGCGAGGAGGTGACCCGCTGGCTGGGCGGCACCCCCTCGGTGGGCCCGGTCGAGCTCGTCTGCCGGTGGGCGGAGATCCGCCGCGCCGACCCGCTGCACGGCACCTGGGCGATCGAGGTCCGCGGCCCGGCACCCGTCGTGGCCGGCACGGTGCTGCTCAAGCCGCTGCCCGGCGGCGTCGGGGAGGTCGAGGTGGGCTGGCACCTGCACCCGGACAGCTGGGGCCGCGGCTACGCCACCGAGGCGGCCGGGGCGGTGGTCGAGCACGCCTTCGGCGCCGGCCTGCCGGAGGTCTACGCCGTCGTGCGGCCCGGCAACGAGGCCTCGCTGGCGGTGTGCCGCCGCCTGGGCATGGCGCCGCTGGGCCGGCTGCGCCGCTGGTACGACGTCGAGCTGGAGGCCTTCCGGCTGATGGCGCCGGTGGTGGTGGAGTAG
- a CDS encoding amidohydrolase, producing the protein MTPPDSPTADVPPDLLLTDVTVGDRPGRAVHVAGGRITWIGAAADAPRAGQVMAGEGALLTPAFVDAHVHATATGLALTGLDLHSRSSLADAVAAVAEAVRTAPPGILLGTGWDETGWPEGRGLTRADLDAVVGDRPAYLARVDVHSATVSTALLDLVPGIRDLPGASPDGQLRLDAHHAARQAAYGAVTAQQRAAAQAATLAEAARLGIGSLHEMAGPEVSSAEDLRALLVLARERPGPRVAGYWGELAERGGLELVRELGLAGAGGDLFCDGAFGSHTAALSAAYRDRPGTAGALRFATAQLVEHVRACTAAGVQAGFHCIGDAAVGQVLDAVGAVVAELGLPAVRACRHRLEHVEMAGAEAVERMRAWGMVASVQPAFDATWGGPSGMYAERLGADRAAACNPFADLADAGVALALGSDAPVTPMDPWGGVHAAVDHRTAGAGLRPFDAFDAATHGGWHAIGAETAAGPLAPGAPADLALWDTDATLSAVLDRRLRPGCRQLVVAGTPVRSL; encoded by the coding sequence GTGACCCCGCCCGACTCCCCGACCGCCGACGTCCCGCCCGACCTGCTGCTCACCGACGTGACCGTCGGCGACCGGCCCGGCCGCGCCGTGCACGTCGCCGGCGGGCGGATCACCTGGATCGGCGCCGCCGCCGACGCGCCGCGTGCCGGGCAGGTGATGGCGGGGGAGGGCGCGCTGCTCACGCCGGCGTTCGTGGACGCGCACGTGCACGCCACGGCGACCGGCCTGGCACTCACCGGCCTCGACCTCCACTCGAGGTCGAGCCTCGCCGACGCCGTGGCGGCGGTCGCCGAGGCGGTCCGCACCGCTCCGCCGGGGATCCTGCTCGGCACCGGCTGGGACGAGACCGGCTGGCCCGAGGGCCGCGGGCTCACCCGCGCCGACCTCGACGCCGTCGTCGGGGACCGCCCGGCCTACCTCGCCCGTGTCGACGTCCACTCCGCCACCGTCTCGACGGCGCTGCTCGACCTCGTGCCCGGGATCCGGGACCTGCCCGGTGCCTCGCCCGACGGGCAGCTGCGCCTCGACGCCCACCACGCCGCCCGCCAGGCCGCCTACGGAGCGGTGACCGCGCAGCAGCGCGCCGCCGCGCAGGCCGCCACCCTCGCCGAGGCGGCCCGGCTGGGCATCGGCAGCCTGCACGAGATGGCCGGACCCGAGGTGTCCAGCGCCGAGGACCTGCGCGCGCTGCTGGTCCTCGCCCGGGAGCGGCCCGGGCCGCGGGTGGCCGGCTACTGGGGCGAGCTGGCCGAGCGCGGCGGACTGGAGCTGGTGCGCGAGCTCGGCCTGGCCGGCGCCGGCGGCGACCTGTTCTGCGACGGCGCGTTCGGCTCGCACACCGCGGCGCTGAGCGCTGCCTACCGCGACCGCCCCGGCACCGCCGGCGCGCTGCGCTTCGCGACCGCCCAGCTGGTGGAGCACGTGCGCGCGTGCACCGCCGCCGGCGTGCAGGCCGGCTTCCACTGCATCGGCGACGCCGCCGTCGGCCAGGTCCTCGACGCCGTCGGCGCGGTGGTCGCGGAGCTGGGCCTCCCGGCGGTGCGGGCCTGCCGCCACCGGCTCGAGCACGTGGAGATGGCCGGCGCGGAGGCGGTCGAGCGGATGCGCGCGTGGGGGATGGTCGCCAGCGTCCAGCCCGCCTTCGACGCCACGTGGGGCGGCCCGTCGGGGATGTACGCCGAGCGCCTGGGCGCCGACCGCGCCGCGGCCTGCAACCCGTTCGCCGACCTCGCCGACGCCGGGGTGGCCCTGGCACTGGGCAGCGACGCCCCGGTGACGCCGATGGACCCCTGGGGCGGCGTGCACGCGGCGGTCGACCACCGCACCGCGGGCGCGGGCCTGCGCCCGTTCGACGCCTTCGACGCGGCCACCCACGGCGGCTGGCACGCGATCGGTGCCGAGACCGCGGCCGGCCCGCTCGCGCCCGGCGCCCCCGCCGACCTGGCGCTGTGGGACACCGACGCCACCCTCTCGGCCGTCCTCGACCGCCGCCTGCGGCCCGGGTGCCGGCAGCTCGTCGTCGCCGGGACGCCGGTGCGGTCGCTGTAA